The following proteins are encoded in a genomic region of Corticium candelabrum chromosome 11, ooCorCand1.1, whole genome shotgun sequence:
- the LOC134186400 gene encoding glutamyl-tRNA(Gln) amidotransferase subunit A, mitochondrial-like translates to MMIVESMRCNLIAGLQKVSKNRRFCTESHSIVSLGLREVLAKLNSRELSSLDLTNACLQNIKEKKHLNAFITVTADMALQQAKESDRRRQQGKKIGLLDGVPVAVKDNYSTKGILTTCASKMLEDYIPPYTATVVQRLLDEGAILIGKANMDEFAMGSASVTSHYGPVLHPWTTDVDIEDKDKSELCIAGGSSGGSACAVAAHLCFGALGSDTGGSTRFPASLCGIVGYMPSYGRTSRYGLVPLASSLDCPAIFAKSVEDASLMADAISGHDPLDCTSANQSSLQVSKLLQNRRHLQKPLEGVRVGIPKEYYIDELAPENVNIWRQAAKWVADAGAEVLEVSLPHTRLALACYYAVCNAEMASNLAKYDGLQYGHRAVGVDHSTDSLYGESRAEGFRIVTRNRIRSGTLFLSERMYGEYYTMAAKVRRLIAQDFYSVLGKSAADPNTRTQSCATSNIADVLLYPTTAHCATTFGKYQLGVSSYAIATDIFACPVNLAGLPAVSIPVGLSKKSMPLGLQVVGPRFGELVMTQVALAIEDCANFSQLCLHLVKNQSNNTTVTYTSAH, encoded by the exons ATGATGATTGTAGAAAGTATGAGATGTAATTTAATAGCGGGGCTCCAAAAGGTGTCAAAGAATCGGCGATTCTGTACGGAATCACACTCAATCGTCAGTCTCGGCTTGCGTGAG GTGCTCGCAAAACTCAACAGCAGAGAGCTGAGTTCTCTTGACTTAACCAATGCATGCTTGCAAAACATCAAGGAAAAGAAACATTTGAACGCTTTCATAACAGTTACAGCAGACATGGCATTGCAACAAGCCAAAGAGTCAGATAGAAGGAGACAGCAAG GTAAGAAGATTGGCTTGCTGGATGGAGTTCCAGTGGCTGTGAAGGACAATTATTCTACAAAAGGGATCCTTACAACATGTGCATCAAAAATGTTGGAAG ACTACATTCCTCCGTATACTGCTACTGTTGTGCAACGATTACTGGATGAAGGTGCCATTCTAATTGGCAAAGCAAACATGGATGAATTTGCAATGGG AAGTGCATCTGTGACCAGCCACTATGGTCCTGTCTTACATCCTTGGACCACGGATGTGGACATTGAGGATAAAGATAAATCAGAGTTGTGTATAGCAGGTGGCAGCTCAGGAGGCAGTGCATGTGCTGTGGCTGCTCATCTCTGTTTTGG ggCACTGGGTTCTGACACGGGAGGATCGACCCGATTTCCGGCATCGTTGTGTGGTATTGTTGGATACATGCCCAGCTACGGTCGAACATCTCGTTATGGACTTGTTCCACTAGCTAGTTCTTTAGACTGTCCAGCAATATTCGCCAAATCAGTTGAAGATGCTAGTCTGATGGCAGACGCTATATCAGGCCACGATCCACTGGACTGCACCAGTGCAAATCAGTCTTCACTACAAGTTTCTAAACTCTTACAAAATAGACGACATTTGCAAAAGCCATTGGAAGGAGTCAGAGTTGGAATACCGAAA GAATACTATATTGATGAGTTGGCACCTGAGAATGTCAACATATGGAGACAGGCAGCAAAATGGGTTGCAGATGCTGGAGCCGAGGTGTTGGAGGTATCTCTTCCACACACAAGGTTGGCACTTGCCTGCTACTATGCAGTCTGTAATGCTGAAATGGCATCAAACCTGGCAAAATATGATGGCCTCCAGTATG GACATCGGGCAGTTGGAGTTGATCACTCTACTGATTCTCTTTATGGTGAGAGCAGAGCAGAAGGATTTCGAATTGTAACTCGTAACCGAATTAGATCTGGAACTCTATTTCTCTCAGAAAG AATGTATGGAGAATATTATACAATGGCAGCCAAAGTACGGCGTCTCATTGCTCAAGATTTCTACTCTGTACTTGGAAAAAGTGCTGCAGACCCAAATACGAGGACTCAAAGCTGCGCTACATCTAACATTGCGGACGTACTTCTGTATCCAACTACAGCCCATTGTGCAACAACATTTGGAAAATACCAACTTGGAGTCTCATCTTATGCAATTGCAACAGACATATTTGCTTGCCCGGTCAACCTTGCAG GCCTCCCTGCAGTCTCCATTCCTGTTGGATTGTCCAAGAAATCAATGCCTCTAGGACTACAAGTCGTCGGCCCACGCTTTGGTGAACTCGTGATGACACAAGTAGCACTGGCAATTGAAGA
- the LOC134187077 gene encoding uncharacterized protein LOC134187077, which yields MTSEITSEVVDIVRRHAADRWRQFGRTLLQTDTAGIENIISKLSGNDPHAPRSNAEKLKRVLESWIESEDGPTLVQLRTACLRENILGGVEVTYAELSGNSSEQDIWVESLHWKRNFLHSHLCQAVVQNGGSRWRGIGRNILGKSNHQLDDVVGATTITNSQLVEEIIWAWVDENGDDATLSKLKQACREVSILGAVEQELAMLLQ from the exons ATGACGAGTGAAATTACGTCTGAAGTCGTCGACATCGTTCGCAGACATGCGGCCGACCGATGGCGTCAGTTTGGGAGAACTCTTTTACAGACTGATACAGCGGGAATTGAAAATATCATCTCAAAGCTAAGTGGCAACGATCCACACGCTCCTAGAAGTAACGCTGAAAAGCTGAAGCGAGTTCTTGAAAGTTGGATTGAAAGTGAAGATGGGCCGACGTTAGTTCAACTTCGAACTGCTTGTTTGCGGGAGAATATACTTGGAGGAGTCGAGGTGACGTATGCAGAACTCAGCGGAAATTCTTCAG AACAAGACATTTGGGTTGAATCACTTCATTGGAAACGTAACTTCTTACATAGCCATCTCTGTCAAGCAGTAGTGCAGAATGGTGGGAGTCGATGGCGAGGAATTGGCCGAAATATTCTTGGAAAGAGCAACCATCAGCTGGATGATGTAGTTGGTGCAACAACCATCACCAACAGTCAACTCGTTGAGGAAATAATCTGGGCTTGGGTTGATGAGAATGGTGATGACGCAACACTCTCCAAACTAAAACAAGCATGTAGGGAAGTGTCCATATTAGGTGCAGTTGAACAAGAGTTGGCCATGCTCTTGCAATAA
- the LOC134186937 gene encoding reticulon-4-interacting protein 1 homolog, mitochondrial-like isoform X2 — translation MMLVTRLFRGRKLLQAVQPARQIESLPQTMNAIEVERYTSDFSGVQHNPSRTLPALLGPKDVMVKIHSSSVNPIDLAISRSYGRVLLNQMRKSKGFPSDDKELPLVLGRDCSGVVVATGHDANKFEIGTEVWATPAAYRQGCHAEFTVMGEGEIALKPKNITHTEAAAVPYVAMTSWKALVDHAGLNSNTTAGKRILITGGSGGIGSFAIQLMKAWDGHVTTTCSSNAVQLLEDLGADKILDYSRDDLQETLQKEPKFDVVYDTVGNDMTQSYINLLKEKQGATYVTLRTPLLSTVDANGLCRGLLIGMAKWANPALSQYLAHGRHYRWAFFAPNGDALKTISKLVEDGKIKPIIQETFPLAEGKAAYEKLAKGHARGKIVIEVIESNKKSDDAVYTVTS, via the exons A tgatgTTAGTGACTCGCCTTTTCAGGGGGAGAAAACTTTTGCAAGCGGTGCAGCCTGCAAGACAGATAGAAAGTCTCCCGCAAACTATGAATGCTATCGAAGTGGAAAGATACACATCAGACTTCAGTGGTGTCCAACACAATCCTTCACGAACTCTGCCTGCTCTTCTTGGACCTAAAGATGTGATGGTTAAAATTCATTCTTCGTCTGTCAATCCCATTGATCTTGCTATCAGTCGTTCCTATGGTCGTGTGTTGCTTAATCAAATGAGAAAAAGTAAAGGATTTCCATCAGACGACAAAGAGCTACCTCTAGTTTTGGGCAGAGATTGCTCTGGTGTTGTAGTTGCAACTGGACATGatgcaaacaaatttgaaattggGACGGAA GTGTGGGCAACACCAGCAGCTTATCGACAAGGTTGTCATGCTGAATTTACAGTCATGGGAGAAGGAGAG ATTGCTCTAAAACCTAAGAACATTACTCACACAGAAGCAGCAGCTGTTCCTTATGTGGCCATGACCTCTTGGAAGGCTCTGGTTGATCATGCAGGATtaaacagcaacacaacagcagGCAAAAG GATTTTGATTACTGGTGGCTCGGGAGGAATAGGAAGTTTTGCAATTCAG TTGATGAAGGCATGGgatggacatgttacaactaCGTGCAGCTCAAATGCTGTGCAACTCTTGGAAGACCTGGGTGCAGACAAAATTCTTGATTATAGTCGTGATGATCTACAAGAGACTTTGCAGAAGGAACCCAa ATTTGATGTTGTGTACGACACTGTTGGCAATGATATGACTCAGTCATACATCAACTTGCTGAAAGAGAAACAAGGCGCAACCTATGTGACACTGAGAACCCCATTATTGTCTACAGTGGATGCCAATGGGTTATGCAGAGGTCTTCTAATTGGAATGGCTAAATGGGCTAATCCTGCACTATCACAA TATCTGGCACATGGCAGACACTACAGATGGGCATTCTTTGCTCCAAATGGTGATGCACTGAAAACGATTAGCAAATTGGTAGAAGATGGCAAG ATCAAGCCTATAATACAGGAGACATTTCCATTGGCAGAAGGTAAAGCGGCATACGAGAAGTTGGCGAAAGGACATGCAAGAGGAAAGATTGTCATCGAGGTCATCGAATCAAACAAGAAATCAGACGATGCTGTCTATACAGTGACATCATGA
- the LOC134187276 gene encoding galactocerebrosidase-like: protein MYAMLLVSFTLLPCSRVLDVASDTQVLVDPSHAAERFDGIGGLSAGASSRLLYEYPEPTRSQLLDLLFLPNLGAAFHILKIEIGGDVQSTWGTEPSHMHSRDDENYDRGYEWWLVKEAKKRNPNIIISALAWGEPHWVGNGSFLSAEGVDYHVKFIQGAKKYHNITVDYVGIWNEDEWDPSYIKLLRSKLDENDLQHVKIVATDGNWDIATAMANDSHLNDSVDVVGIHSPCSKTPSVAFTLHKTLWKSEEQPVNSAPPAWTSALGWIEKINKNYAVCRFTATIICPLITSWMQNFLRVNHGLISARHPYSGFYEIRRGLMVTAHVTHFVQPGWLYLPPTSSIHGKQVGSGLLKGGGSYVTLVPNATTDEFVIIMETGRSTQIQNVEFYFPRISRLMFVDVWESNGTMEFVSMPITEIAGGTFVYTLFPDSIYTFTNTKPVPAQSPSPYNRSSIPLPAPLPFLPYRDDFESDRTVNEPAKLLSDYFGTFQIFASSSQQTETVRSVNQVVRQWSPAAPGDNAWKTRNGEPITYFYGNYMNYRVQCDVLIESTNTSTPAGRPVCGAVRVCGRADLFDHEQPVGQYAGGVCLTVDCKGKWTVSSKSTKIGGDGNVLRTGNVSKFGSDEWHTLAVDLYDYKATASIDNVTVASDVSIDYYTNGLAGIGSGWNFAQFDNLVISTVREQNNSSFLLSLLPDAGSYEERSGWLGMVLNMSKTITVTALGRYYCPANKEVHQMQIFDGATNGAMLKDPVLVTMSEGFADVLGFKYGKIQLGQSLSLLSGRVYYVVSNETRGGDVWFQTIHSGHESTGDAYKLKTLMDSRVDVARVIGRVENSDKTDRRWNVTLEHNTAYGPLNLLYDIV from the coding sequence ATGTATGCAATGTTATTAGTGTCTTTCACGTTGCTGCCGTGCAGCCGTGTGCTCGATGTAGCATCAGACACCCAAGTATTGGTCGATCCTTCCCATGCGGCCGAACGATTCGATGGAATTGGAGGATTGAGCGCTGGCGCTTCGAGTCGTCTGCTCTACGAATACCCCGAACCGACACGATCACAACTACTAGATTTGCTGTTCCTGCCCAATTTAGGTGCAGCATTTCATATTCTGAAGATAGAAATAGGAGGAGACGTACAATCGACTTGGGGCACCGAGCCATCTCACATGCACTCGAGAGATGACGAGAACTATGATAGAGGATACGAGTGGTGGTTGGTGAAGGAAGCGAAAAAACGAAATCCGAACATCATCATCTCTGCTCTTGCGTGGGGTGAGCCCCATTGGGTTGGTAATGGCAGCTTTCTGTCTGCAGAAGGAGTAGATTATCACGTCAAGTTTATACAAGGAGCCAAAAAGTATCATAATATTACTGTAGATTATGTAGGAATATGGAATGAAGACGAGTGGGATCCTTCGTACATTAAACTTCTTCGCAGTAAGCTGGACGAGAACGATCTGCAGCACGTCAAGATTGTGGCCACCGACGGAAATTGGGACATTGCGACGGCCATGGCCAACGATTCACATCTCAACGACAGTGTAGACGTCGTCGGCATTCACTCTCCGTGTAGCAAAACACCGTCCGTCGCTTTCACGTTACATAAGACGTTGTGGAAGAGCGAAGAGCAACCGGTCAACAGTGCCCCACCGGCATGGACGTCTGCCCTCGGTTGGATtgaaaagataaacaaaaactACGCCGTATGTCGATTTACGGCCACCATCATATGTCCTCTTATTACATCTTGGATGCAAAACTTCCTTCGCGTCAATCACGGTCTGATATCGGCTCGTCATCCTTACTCAGGATTTTATGAAATTCGTCGCGGGTTGATGGTGACCGCTCACGTCACTCACTTTGTTCAACCGGGATGGCTCTACTTGCCTCCTACGTCATCAATCCACGGAAAACAAGTCGGCAGTGGTCTGTTGAAGGGAGGAGGTTCTTATGTTACTCTGGTACCGAACGCGACTACAGACGAGTTTGTGATCATTATGGAAACCGGACGGTCCACACAGATTCAAAACGTAGAATTCTATTTTCCTCGGATCAGTCGCCTAATGTTCGTCGACGTGTGGGAAAGTAACGGGACGATGGAATTTGTTTCTATGCCCATCACTGAAATTGCGGGTGGCACGTTTGTGTACACTCTCTTCCCCGATTCTATCTACACATTTACTAACACTAAACCGGTACCCGCTCAATCTCCATCTCCTTACAACCGTTCCTCTATTCCTCTTCCCGCCCCTCTACCCTTCTTGCCGTACCGCGACGACTTCGAAAGCGATCGTACTGTTAACGAACCAGCAAAGCTGCTGTCTGATTATTTCGGCACATTTCAAATATTTGCGAGCAGCTCGCAGCAAACAGAAACGGTACGATCTGTAAATCAGGTCGTTCGTCAGTGGTCGCCTGCGGCACCGGGGGATAACGCGTGGAAGACACGCAATGGAGAACCGATCACCTACTTTTATGGCAACTACATGAATTACAGAGTTCAGTGCGACGTTCTTATCGAATCTACTAATACTAGTACCCCTGCGGGGAGACCCGTATGCGGTGCGGTTCGTGTGTGCGGGAGGGCGGATTTATTCGATCACGAACAACCGGTCGGTCAATATGCAGGCGGCGTGTGTCTCACAGTCGATTGTAAAGGAAAGTGGACGGTGAGCAGTAAGAGCACGAAGATTGGAGGAGACGGAAATGTTTTGAGAACGGGAAACGTCAGCAAATTTGGTTCAGACGAATGGCACACACTGGCTGTCGATTTGTACGACTACAAAGCGACGGCGTCGATAGACAACGTGACGGTAGCGAGTGACGTCTCTATCGATTATTACACGAATGGTCTCGCTGGTATCGGATCAGGATGGAATTTTGCTCAGTTTGATAACTTGGTGATATCGACGGTACGAGAGCAGAATAATTCATCGTTTCTACTTTCTCTACTACCGGATGCAGGATCGTATGAGGAGAGAAGTGGATGGTTAGGAATGGTACTGAACATGTCCAAGACAATTACGGTAACAGCCCTGGGCAGATATTATTGTCCTGCCAACAAGGAAGTTCATCAAATGCAGATATTCGACGGCGCTACCAATGGGGCTATGTTGAAAGATCCCGTACTCGTCACCATGTCCGAAGGATTCGCCGACGTGCTGGGATTCAAGTATGGCAAGATACAACTTGGCCAAAGCCTTTCCCTATTATCTGGACGTGTTTATTACGTCGTGTCTAATGAAACGAGAGGAGGAGACGTTTGGTTTCAAACCATTCAttctggtcacgagtctacagGAGACGCTTACAAGTTGAAAACTCTAATGGATTCGCGCGTGGATGTAGCTAGGGTGATTGGGAGAGTGGAGAACAgcgacaagacagacagaagatgGAATGTGACATTGGAGCACAACACCGCATACGGGCCTCTTAATCTTTTATACGACATTGTCTAG
- the LOC134186937 gene encoding reticulon-4-interacting protein 1 homolog, mitochondrial-like isoform X1, translating into MIQVVVFGAIVGVCVVMLVTRLFRGRKLLQAVQPARQIESLPQTMNAIEVERYTSDFSGVQHNPSRTLPALLGPKDVMVKIHSSSVNPIDLAISRSYGRVLLNQMRKSKGFPSDDKELPLVLGRDCSGVVVATGHDANKFEIGTEVWATPAAYRQGCHAEFTVMGEGEIALKPKNITHTEAAAVPYVAMTSWKALVDHAGLNSNTTAGKRILITGGSGGIGSFAIQLMKAWDGHVTTTCSSNAVQLLEDLGADKILDYSRDDLQETLQKEPKFDVVYDTVGNDMTQSYINLLKEKQGATYVTLRTPLLSTVDANGLCRGLLIGMAKWANPALSQYLAHGRHYRWAFFAPNGDALKTISKLVEDGKIKPIIQETFPLAEGKAAYEKLAKGHARGKIVIEVIESNKKSDDAVYTVTS; encoded by the exons ATGATTCAAGTGGTTGTATTCGGTGCAatagttggtgtgtgtgtagtgatgTTAGTGACTCGCCTTTTCAGGGGGAGAAAACTTTTGCAAGCGGTGCAGCCTGCAAGACAGATAGAAAGTCTCCCGCAAACTATGAATGCTATCGAAGTGGAAAGATACACATCAGACTTCAGTGGTGTCCAACACAATCCTTCACGAACTCTGCCTGCTCTTCTTGGACCTAAAGATGTGATGGTTAAAATTCATTCTTCGTCTGTCAATCCCATTGATCTTGCTATCAGTCGTTCCTATGGTCGTGTGTTGCTTAATCAAATGAGAAAAAGTAAAGGATTTCCATCAGACGACAAAGAGCTACCTCTAGTTTTGGGCAGAGATTGCTCTGGTGTTGTAGTTGCAACTGGACATGatgcaaacaaatttgaaattggGACGGAA GTGTGGGCAACACCAGCAGCTTATCGACAAGGTTGTCATGCTGAATTTACAGTCATGGGAGAAGGAGAG ATTGCTCTAAAACCTAAGAACATTACTCACACAGAAGCAGCAGCTGTTCCTTATGTGGCCATGACCTCTTGGAAGGCTCTGGTTGATCATGCAGGATtaaacagcaacacaacagcagGCAAAAG GATTTTGATTACTGGTGGCTCGGGAGGAATAGGAAGTTTTGCAATTCAG TTGATGAAGGCATGGgatggacatgttacaactaCGTGCAGCTCAAATGCTGTGCAACTCTTGGAAGACCTGGGTGCAGACAAAATTCTTGATTATAGTCGTGATGATCTACAAGAGACTTTGCAGAAGGAACCCAa ATTTGATGTTGTGTACGACACTGTTGGCAATGATATGACTCAGTCATACATCAACTTGCTGAAAGAGAAACAAGGCGCAACCTATGTGACACTGAGAACCCCATTATTGTCTACAGTGGATGCCAATGGGTTATGCAGAGGTCTTCTAATTGGAATGGCTAAATGGGCTAATCCTGCACTATCACAA TATCTGGCACATGGCAGACACTACAGATGGGCATTCTTTGCTCCAAATGGTGATGCACTGAAAACGATTAGCAAATTGGTAGAAGATGGCAAG ATCAAGCCTATAATACAGGAGACATTTCCATTGGCAGAAGGTAAAGCGGCATACGAGAAGTTGGCGAAAGGACATGCAAGAGGAAAGATTGTCATCGAGGTCATCGAATCAAACAAGAAATCAGACGATGCTGTCTATACAGTGACATCATGA
- the LOC134187092 gene encoding D-alanyl-D-alanine dipeptidase-like, whose product MRYASHHNFVGTPINGYVQNVCILTKAAATALSSAQKEFMSMSPAYTLKLYDCYRPTMAVHHFKSWAADVNDSLMMLEFYPDMNKSDIIPLGYILEKSGHSRGSTIDVTLVQYPPSPEEEYHPGNVLKPCYSSISERFGDNSIDMGTGFDCFDSRAHTDNTLITQQQRKNRQLLHDVLQRYGFYNYPLEWWHFSLQDEPYVDTYFNFLVSCNATMTVTTPALSDVGFV is encoded by the coding sequence ATGCGCTACGcaagtcatcacaattttGTAGGTACACCTATTAATGGTTATGTCCagaatgtatgtatattgaCCAAAGCAGCAGCAACGGCACTTTCATCTGCTCAAAAAGAATTTATGTCGATGAGCCCCGCCTACACATTGAAACTGTATGACTGCTACAGACCCACCATGGCCGTTCATCATTTCAAGTCATGGGCTGCAGATGTCAATGACTCACTGATGATGCTGGAATTTTATCCGGACATGAATAAAAGTGACATCATACCTCTTGGTTACATTCTTGAGAAATCGGGCCACAGTCGAGGCTCGACGATTGATGTGACTCTTGTCCAATATCCTCCTTCTCCCGAAGAAGAGTACCATCCTGGAAACGTGTTGAAACCTTGCTACAGTTCAATATCAGAAAGGTTTGGAGATAATAGTATTGACATGGGAACAGGATTTGATTGTTTCGATTCACGAGCACATACAGATAACACTCTCATTACCCAACAGCAAAGAAAAAATCGCCAGTTGTTGCACGATGTTTTGCAGCGATACGGATTTTATAATTATCCTTTAGAATGGTGGCACTTTAGTTTGCAAGATGAGCCATATGTTGACACATATTTCAACTTTCTCGTTTCATGCAATGCAACAATGACAGTTACTACTCCTGCATTGAGTGATGTAGGTTTTGTGTAG
- the LOC134186914 gene encoding uncharacterized protein LOC134186914 — translation MDPSGPVTTDWKKIISTAASDKWIEFGRALLRTSTRQITDITSRLANPSPLAPKDKLVKILERWLSIGAEPAGETERRSRPATRTELKKACQEEKILGGVNRVLKEKYKRDPCHEWEEVPLHYSDDLLKAVAEMGSANWRSFGRWLLRCTAVELDNVCGEAGITNSDRVHYIIDHWLHEHEGEVTVEKLLEVCRELGIRGRVELDVQEYQLRNQLGDGDNGDVNDDVNRDSLPEECDMY, via the exons ATGGATCCTAGCGGGCCTGTTACTACAGATTGGAAAAAGATCATCAGCACTGCAGCATCTGACAAATGGATAGAATTTGGGCGTGCTCTTCTACGCACATCTACGAGACAGATCACTGATATTACATCGAGACTGGCAAATCCTAGTCCTCTAGCTCCAAAGGATAAACTTGTGAAAATTTTGGAGAGATGGTTAAGCATTGGTGCAGAGCCAGCAGGTGAGACTGAAAGAAGATCGAGACCTGCTACTAGGACGGAACTCAAAAAAGCGTGTCAAGAAGAGAAAATACTCGGTGGTGTGAACAGGGTGCTAAAGGAGAAGTACAAGAGAG ATCCTTGTCATGAATGGGAAGAGGTCCCATTACACTACAGTGATGATCTACTAAAGGCTGTTGCAGAAATGGGCAGTGCTAATTGGCGAAGCTTTGGCCGTTGGTTGTTGAGATGTACCGCTGTTGAGCTTGACAACGTGTGTGGTGAGGCTGGCATTACTAACAGCGATCGTGTTCACTATATCATAGACCACTGGCTACATGAGCATGAAGGCGAGGTTACTGTTGAGAAGCTACTAGAAGTATGCAGGGAACTTGGTATCAGAGGTAGAGTGGAACTTGATGTTCAAGAGTATCAACTACGAAATCAACTAGGAGACGGTGATAATGGTGATGTAAATGATGATGTGAATAGAGATTCTTTACCAGAAGAATGTGACATGTACTAG
- the LOC134186938 gene encoding intersectin-1-like, with product MHRIKYVLPDPAPTVEPEERQRFMWREHQQALLIPKSSRRSLHGSHAHSINVAGMTNSAAVYLALTQNYETFEPYWLHLRKGDVVRLVSSRAGSEWIDVVTRDGHKARVPSTFCQLSSNDANVKKRKVSFDASMNVTIPPEPEEVITSSRHGSRATTSCSGGYSKLMRHIESKGRAVVQTLRRSYTPKKQTYREEGRKDGRETSSHYDRLGVYSTSTPALSTISITSTTEEFRKRYLGTVTVLYDFNAACEDEISVQAGQTVMLLNKEDADWVWVRRFDGEEGFVPANYTTKPVCTGCQQYLSSLRDIRCAEEESSRWRQERMQYEEEQEVSKEQSICFHKPPLKHEDQISLLSSGVHFQTSPFVQSTLI from the exons ATGCACCGAATTAAATACGTTCTACCCGATCCTGCCCCCACAGTCGAACCGGAGGAGAGGCAACGTTTCATGTGGCGGGAGCATCAACAGGCGCTGCTAATTCCCAAATCTTCACGTCGATCTCTGCACGGCAGCCATGCACATTCCATCAACGTGGCCGGCATGACAAACAGTGCGGCCGTCTACCTCGCTCTCACACAAAACTACGAGACATTCGAGCCTTACTGGTTGCATCTACGAAAGGGAGACGTCGTGCGACTCGTTTCGTCTCGTGCAGGAAGCGAATGGATCGACGTGGTGACGCGTGACGGTCACAAGGCGCGTGTACCGAGCACATTTTGTCAACTAAGCTCTAACGATGCAAACGTGAAGAAAAGAAAGGTTTCCTTCGATGCGTCGATGAACGTGACGATCCCTCCCGAACCGGAAGAGGTGATCACGAGCAGCAGGCACGGCAGCAGAGCGACGACGTCGTGCAGTGGAGGATACTCGAAACTGATGAGACATATCGAGAGTAAAGGGCGGGCAGTCGTGCAGACATTGCGTAGAAGTTATACACCAAAGAAGCAAACGTACAGAGAAGAGGGAAGAAAAGACGGACGAGAAACGTCAAGCCACTATGATCGCCTCGGTGTTTACTCCACGTCTACTCCTGCCCTGTCTACGATTAGTATCACTTCCACTACAGAAGAATTCCGAAAGCGATATTTGGGAACGGTTACGGTCTTGTATGACTTCAACGCAGCATGTGAGGATGAGATCAGCGTGCAGGCGGGACAGACTGTTATGCTGTTGAACAAGGAAGATGCCGACTGGGTGTGGGTGAGACGGTTTGATGGAGAAGAAGGTTTCGTTCCAGCTAACTACACCACCAAACCTGTCTGCACgg GTTGTCAACAGTACCTCTCCTCGCTGAGAGACATTCGCTGTGCAGAAGAAGAATCGAGCAGATGGAGACAAGAGCGAATGCAGTACGAGGAAGAGCAAGAAGTTTCAAAAGAACAGTCGATTTGCTTTCACAAACCGCCACTGAAACATGAAGATCAGATCAGTCTATTGTCTTCTGGTGTTCACTTCCAAACTTCACCTTTTGTGCAATCAACGCTAATTTAG